The Austwickia sp. genome includes a region encoding these proteins:
- a CDS encoding FtsX-like permease family protein produces MATVLLLARRTVRRQRLQLVTTLLLVALAAMMVNLGVICATDYPAAQRGVAHRLDTAELQVHGTDRAALASMAGHLRADERVARVDERPSRETWGSITYNGGTTPTNLVFFVPDTATDLGRSDIVEQADRSYPNPVWLPYVFKVGGGYRLGDDFRVTTAAGARTFQVKGFYENPYFGMMTMGFSGLGVTADQLDALGAGADPLAAGSILEVRLPEVAQAAAVATAATDQVKAEYVARGLEPPALWSDPYDLVEVAAMTGPGIYAASLVAFAILIALVVVVVVRFVIRTAVLQDMTGIGTLAATGCTAAQSLWGIALPMVATALVGSVVGVATSYAVLPGLRDSLIAQTGIRWAPGVSALGAASAVLLLVAVAAGTALLAARKVRRVTPVQAVRGGESAHSFRRTVFPLATTRGPLGALLGLKQAVQHASQNVMVAAVIALVTFAGMFSAGLYTNVLGSRDAFTHLMIGDMPPVQVQLAADRSRPRDAATRADLLRQVAATQGVRKAFYYDNRGVSAEGVPLQLAVTEDFARQDYSSIYAGREPRHDNEIALGGRAAERLGRAIGDTVAVEVGGAKRSFVVTGLLSTINFMGMKADLTTDGYRRLIPAYQPDYLNVYLNQGTSVGDFRAALDPASAPQIAAVNDSAEFLASQMDVYIEMCGYLAVGILTGTGVVIALVMGLVTATMIVRTRRSLGVRKALGFTTRQLVGQTVMTYLPVVVVGALVGAALGLVLVEPALVGLLRGAGIRTLSMTLEPYVVTALVLGIVGLAAALIVARASRIRRITPYSLFQEV; encoded by the coding sequence ATGGCCACCGTCCTGCTGCTCGCGCGCCGGACCGTACGGCGTCAGCGCCTCCAGCTCGTCACCACTCTGCTGCTCGTGGCCCTGGCCGCGATGATGGTCAACCTCGGCGTCATCTGCGCCACGGACTACCCGGCCGCCCAACGCGGCGTCGCCCACCGCCTCGACACCGCCGAACTGCAGGTTCACGGCACCGACCGCGCCGCCCTGGCCTCCATGGCCGGCCACCTGCGCGCGGATGAGCGCGTCGCCCGCGTCGACGAGCGTCCCTCGCGCGAGACCTGGGGGAGCATCACGTACAACGGCGGTACCACCCCCACCAACCTCGTCTTCTTCGTCCCTGACACCGCCACCGACCTCGGCCGGTCGGACATCGTCGAGCAGGCAGACCGCAGTTATCCCAACCCGGTCTGGCTGCCGTACGTCTTCAAGGTCGGCGGCGGCTACCGGCTCGGGGACGACTTCCGCGTTACCACCGCCGCGGGCGCGCGCACCTTCCAGGTCAAGGGGTTCTACGAGAACCCGTACTTCGGCATGATGACCATGGGCTTCTCCGGGCTCGGCGTCACGGCCGACCAGCTCGACGCGCTGGGCGCCGGCGCCGACCCGCTTGCTGCAGGCAGCATCCTGGAGGTCCGGCTCCCGGAGGTCGCCCAGGCGGCCGCCGTCGCGACGGCGGCGACGGACCAGGTGAAGGCCGAGTACGTCGCCCGTGGCCTGGAGCCCCCTGCCCTGTGGAGCGATCCCTACGACCTGGTCGAGGTCGCGGCCATGACCGGCCCCGGCATCTACGCCGCCAGCCTCGTCGCGTTCGCGATCCTCATCGCCCTGGTCGTGGTGGTCGTCGTCCGCTTCGTCATCCGCACCGCGGTGCTGCAGGACATGACCGGCATCGGGACGCTCGCCGCGACCGGGTGCACCGCCGCGCAGTCCCTGTGGGGGATCGCCCTGCCCATGGTCGCGACCGCGCTGGTCGGGTCCGTCGTCGGGGTGGCCACGTCGTACGCCGTGCTGCCCGGCCTCCGCGACTCCCTCATCGCCCAGACCGGAATCCGCTGGGCGCCCGGCGTCAGCGCGCTCGGGGCGGCCTCGGCGGTGCTGCTCCTCGTCGCCGTGGCGGCGGGAACGGCCCTGCTGGCGGCCCGAAAGGTCCGCCGCGTGACGCCGGTGCAGGCCGTGCGTGGCGGGGAGAGCGCGCACAGCTTCCGGCGTACGGTCTTCCCGCTCGCCACGACCCGCGGCCCCCTCGGCGCGCTGCTCGGGCTCAAGCAGGCCGTCCAGCACGCCTCGCAGAACGTCATGGTCGCCGCGGTCATCGCGCTGGTGACTTTCGCCGGGATGTTCTCGGCCGGGCTCTACACCAACGTGCTCGGCAGCCGGGATGCGTTCACGCACTTGATGATCGGCGACATGCCGCCGGTGCAGGTGCAGCTGGCCGCCGACCGGAGCAGGCCCCGGGACGCGGCGACCCGCGCGGACCTGCTGCGGCAGGTGGCGGCCACGCAGGGCGTGCGGAAGGCGTTCTATTACGACAACCGCGGGGTCTCCGCCGAGGGCGTGCCGCTCCAGCTGGCCGTCACCGAGGACTTCGCGCGGCAGGACTACAGCTCGATCTACGCCGGCCGGGAACCCCGCCACGACAACGAGATCGCCCTCGGCGGGCGGGCGGCCGAGCGGCTCGGGCGCGCCATCGGCGACACCGTCGCGGTGGAGGTGGGCGGGGCGAAGCGGTCGTTCGTCGTGACCGGCCTGCTCTCCACGATCAACTTCATGGGCATGAAGGCCGACCTGACGACCGACGGCTACCGGCGGCTCATCCCCGCCTACCAGCCCGATTACCTCAACGTCTATCTCAACCAGGGCACCTCGGTCGGCGACTTCCGGGCCGCGCTGGACCCCGCCAGCGCCCCCCAGATCGCGGCCGTCAACGACTCCGCCGAGTTCCTGGCGAGCCAGATGGACGTCTACATCGAGATGTGCGGCTACCTTGCCGTCGGCATCCTGACGGGCACCGGCGTGGTGATCGCCCTGGTGATGGGCCTGGTCACGGCCACGATGATCGTGCGTACCCGGCGCTCGCTGGGGGTGCGCAAGGCGCTGGGGTTCACGACGCGGCAACTCGTGGGGCAGACCGTCATGACCTACCTGCCCGTCGTCGTGGTCGGCGCTCTGGTCGGTGCCGCGCTCGGCCTGGTGCTCGTCGAACCGGCGCTCGTCGGGTTGCTGCGCGGCGCGGGAATCCGGACCTTGTCGATGACGCTGGAGCCGTACGTCGTGACCGCGCTCGTCCTCGGGATCGTCGGCCTCGCGGCGGCCTTGATCGTGGCGCGGGCCTCGCGGATCCGCCGGATCACGCCGTACAGCCTGTTCCAGGAGGTCTAG